One window of Pseudomonas sp. ML2-2023-3 genomic DNA carries:
- the ltrA gene encoding group II intron reverse transcriptase/maturase — translation MAIQQALHQMPGKPGRDGAATGETRREASSDEAGGPRHDPNHMGSGLLQEALTRENLQLALKRVRSNKGAAGVDGLGIDETVEHLLTAWPVIRAQLLAGTYRPSPVRRVLIPKPDGGERKLGIPTVTDRLIQQALLQVLQPLLDPVFSDHSYGFRPGRSAHQAVLAAQQYIDSGRDTVVDVDLEQFFDRVDHDLLIARLSRRVTDRGVLRLVRAYLNSGTLIDGIVVASKRGTPQGGPLSPLLANVLLDEVDKELERRGHCFVRYADDANVYVRSLKAGQRVMAVLRRLYDRLRLQVNESKSAIASAFGRKFLGYGFWLSAQGEVKRWVASKALQAFKSRIRQLTSRNGGRSMSQVVEGLRLYLLGWKAYFGLSQTPRLWHRFDEWIRRRLRAIQLKQWRTGRRTYRELRKLGAGPDLAAAIASNSHRFWHNSVGLIHGVLTVAWSDRLGLPRLC, via the coding sequence ATGGCGATACAGCAGGCCTTGCATCAGATGCCCGGGAAACCGGGGCGGGACGGAGCTGCGACGGGTGAAACCCGACGCGAAGCGTCCAGCGATGAAGCCGGCGGTCCGCGTCATGACCCGAACCACATGGGGTCAGGACTTCTGCAAGAAGCCCTGACCAGAGAAAACCTGCAATTAGCGCTCAAGCGAGTCCGGTCAAATAAAGGTGCTGCGGGCGTCGACGGTCTTGGGATCGATGAGACGGTCGAGCATCTGTTAACGGCCTGGCCCGTGATACGGGCGCAGTTGCTGGCGGGAACGTACCGGCCAAGTCCGGTGCGTAGAGTTCTGATTCCCAAACCCGACGGAGGCGAGCGCAAGCTGGGCATCCCAACGGTGACGGACAGATTGATTCAACAGGCGCTATTACAAGTTTTGCAGCCTCTGTTGGACCCGGTATTCAGTGATCATAGCTATGGTTTTCGTCCCGGTCGCAGCGCTCATCAAGCGGTATTGGCAGCGCAGCAATATATTGATTCGGGGCGGGACACTGTGGTGGACGTTGATCTGGAGCAGTTCTTTGATCGCGTTGATCATGACCTGTTGATCGCTCGACTGAGCAGAAGGGTAACCGACCGAGGCGTTCTGCGTCTGGTCCGGGCCTACCTGAACAGCGGGACGTTGATCGACGGCATAGTGGTAGCCAGTAAACGAGGGACGCCGCAAGGCGGCCCACTCTCACCATTACTGGCCAATGTATTGCTGGACGAGGTGGACAAGGAGCTGGAGCGACGAGGCCATTGCTTCGTCAGGTACGCGGACGATGCGAACGTTTACGTACGCAGCCTGAAGGCCGGTCAACGGGTAATGGCAGTGCTCCGTCGCCTTTATGATCGACTTAGACTGCAAGTGAACGAGAGCAAGAGTGCGATTGCCAGTGCGTTTGGCCGCAAGTTTCTGGGCTACGGCTTTTGGCTGTCTGCTCAAGGCGAGGTCAAACGCTGGGTGGCAAGCAAAGCGCTACAGGCGTTCAAAAGCCGCATCCGTCAGCTGACTTCTCGTAATGGAGGACGAAGCATGTCGCAGGTGGTGGAAGGTCTGAGACTGTACCTGCTGGGTTGGAAAGCGTACTTCGGTTTATCGCAAACGCCTCGCCTCTGGCACCGGTTCGATGAATGGATCCGCCGACGACTCAGGGCTATCCAGCTCAAACAATGGAGAACCGGAAGGAGGACGTACCGTGAGCTACGCAAACTTGGAGCAGGACCTGACTTGGCAGCGGCGATAGCCAGCAACAGCCACAGGTTCTGGCACAACAGTGTCGGTCTGATCCATGGAGTGCTTACGGTGGCGTGGTCCGACCGGTTGGGTCTACCTCGACTCTGCTGA